Proteins co-encoded in one Paracrocinitomix mangrovi genomic window:
- a CDS encoding tetratricopeptide repeat-containing sensor histidine kinase, producing the protein MRFIVVMILAFLPLLSTAQIYQGVKELEPYKNELSELDKSLKSDPSNFLVLYPKMLKKAEENEDEALRAMLFIYQGSYLYYINDMDSAAFYFNRAIDLSKSINNKPIYRTARIRKIFTDEYKKTKYLMAKDMEQVYIDSYNDRDTLNMIYSLNGLGVFYGDIDSVSLSLMIYYEALKLSDASNNQYEKGFILNNLGLIKYELGALDSAASDFKNCLEIGLETGNLGLQGIGRQNLGLYYSRVDSNDRAKEEYLKVMQIGKEFGYKNYELSSITNLATLEMSMGNPETSDSLSKEALRIAKEGRILFGITPIYLGRAYYKLRIEKYDEALQMLDSAEAYSKYATYSEVMPPLYHLTYRVYEEKGDYKNAFEAYKLKVAVQDSINELGNDKLLAELQFKYDDEKKERIRSIEKNQLKLQIKQGQVDMAKFQQNVVIIISVFLLVIFFIVIMYFRLKQKSDNLFSFTIANKLEEERGRIARDLHDGLGQSMIVLKNKFNNLKDVDEEQAELLNTNFSEVIEEVRSISRSLIPPELRRLGLMKAVLNMLGEIEKSTGMIVTTEIDVLEKLDFEEHQSIRIYRIIQELVTNTVKHANATSIKLEAFKVSKELILLYQDNGDGLDMEKWRSAENSVGFKSIQQRLKYLNGNIKVEKPKVGFKVEIIIPLS; encoded by the coding sequence ATGCGATTTATAGTTGTAATGATACTTGCCTTTTTGCCCTTATTGAGCACAGCTCAAATATACCAGGGAGTAAAAGAATTGGAGCCTTACAAGAATGAACTGTCCGAACTTGATAAATCACTGAAATCTGATCCTTCAAATTTTTTGGTACTTTATCCTAAAATGCTTAAAAAGGCTGAGGAAAATGAAGATGAGGCTTTAAGGGCAATGCTATTTATTTATCAAGGTTCATACCTCTATTATATAAATGATATGGATTCAGCAGCTTTCTATTTTAATAGAGCTATTGACTTGTCTAAATCCATCAATAACAAACCAATCTATCGAACTGCCAGAATCCGTAAAATATTTACGGATGAATATAAGAAGACCAAGTATCTCATGGCAAAAGATATGGAACAGGTATATATAGATTCATATAACGATAGGGATACCTTGAATATGATTTATAGTCTTAACGGACTAGGAGTCTTTTATGGTGATATTGATAGTGTCTCACTATCATTAATGATTTATTATGAAGCACTTAAATTGTCAGATGCAAGTAATAATCAGTACGAAAAAGGATTTATACTGAACAATTTGGGCTTGATTAAATATGAATTAGGGGCCCTGGATTCAGCAGCATCTGATTTTAAAAACTGTCTGGAAATAGGCTTGGAAACTGGTAATCTAGGTCTTCAAGGAATAGGAAGACAAAACCTTGGATTGTATTATTCAAGAGTGGATTCAAATGACAGAGCCAAAGAGGAGTATTTAAAAGTGATGCAGATTGGGAAGGAGTTTGGGTATAAAAATTACGAGTTGTCTTCTATTACCAATTTAGCCACTCTTGAAATGAGCATGGGTAATCCTGAAACTAGTGATTCATTGAGTAAAGAGGCTTTGAGAATTGCAAAAGAAGGTAGAATCCTATTTGGAATTACACCCATTTATTTGGGGAGAGCCTACTACAAATTGAGGATTGAAAAGTATGATGAAGCATTGCAGATGTTAGATTCAGCTGAGGCTTATTCAAAGTACGCAACATACAGTGAAGTGATGCCTCCGCTTTATCATTTAACATATCGTGTTTATGAGGAAAAAGGGGATTATAAAAATGCTTTTGAAGCATACAAACTAAAAGTTGCTGTTCAGGATTCAATCAATGAATTGGGCAATGATAAGTTATTAGCAGAATTGCAGTTTAAATATGATGATGAGAAAAAGGAAAGAATAAGAAGTATTGAAAAAAATCAATTGAAACTTCAAATTAAGCAAGGGCAGGTAGATATGGCAAAGTTCCAGCAAAATGTCGTTATTATCATATCTGTATTCTTATTGGTTATTTTCTTTATTGTGATCATGTATTTCAGACTTAAGCAGAAAAGTGACAATCTCTTCAGTTTTACAATTGCTAATAAATTGGAAGAGGAAAGAGGGAGGATAGCAAGAGATTTACATGATGGCCTTGGGCAAAGTATGATCGTTCTTAAAAATAAATTCAATAATCTAAAAGATGTTGATGAAGAGCAAGCAGAGTTATTGAATACCAATTTTAGTGAAGTAATTGAAGAGGTTAGATCCATTTCAAGATCATTGATTCCACCAGAATTGAGAAGGTTAGGATTGATGAAGGCAGTATTAAACATGCTGGGTGAAATTGAAAAATCAACCGGAATGATAGTTACGACTGAAATTGATGTTTTAGAGAAATTGGATTTTGAAGAACATCAAAGTATTCGTATTTATAGGATTATTCAGGAATTAGTGACCAATACTGTGAAGCATGCAAACGCAACATCAATTAAATTAGAGGCTTTCAAAGTGTCAAAGGAATTGATTTTATTGTATCAGGATAATGGAGATGGCTTAGATATGGAGAAATGGAGATCTGCTGAAAATTCAGTAGGTTTTAAAAGTATTCAGCAAAGATTAAAGTACCTGAACGGCAATATCAAAGTAGAAAAACCCAAAGTGGGTTTTAAAGTAGAAATTATAATACCATTGAGCTAA
- the dnaK gene encoding molecular chaperone DnaK, whose translation MSKIIGIDLGTTNSCVSVMEGNEPVVITNAEGKRTTPSVVAFVDGGERKVGDPAKRQAITNPTKTIYSIKRFMGTSFDNVKNEIDRVPYEVVKGDNNTPRVKIDDKLYTPQEISAMILQKMKKTAEDYLGQKVSEAVITVPAYFNDAQRQATKEAGEIAGLTVKRIINEPTAAALAYGLDKKHDDQKIIVFDFGGGTHDVSVLELGDGVFEVLSTDGDTHLGGDDVDDKIINWLAEEFKSDEGLDLREDPMALQRLKEAAEKAKIELSSTTSTEINLPYIMPVDGVPKHLVKTLTRAKFEQLIADLVERTIEPCKTALKNAGLSTSDIDEIILVGGSTRIPAIQEAVKKFFGKDPSKGVNPDEVVAVGAAIQGGVLTGEVKDVLLLDVTPLSLGIETMGGVMTKLIEANTTIPTKKSEVFSTAADNQSAVDIHVLQGERPMASDNKTLGRFQLSDIPPARRGEPQIEVTFDIDANGIMSISAKDKATGKEQSIKIEASSGLSEEEIAKMKAEAEANAESDKKKKEEADKMNAADALIFQTEKQLSEYGDKIPADKKAPIEEALADLKKAHEAKDFASIDSAMEKLNTVFQAASQEMYQNAGAEGNAEPTGEAGSSEGTQDTQDAEDVDFEEVDEEEK comes from the coding sequence ATGAGTAAGATTATTGGAATAGACTTGGGTACTACCAACTCGTGCGTCTCAGTGATGGAAGGTAATGAGCCTGTAGTAATCACTAATGCTGAGGGAAAGAGAACAACACCTTCTGTTGTTGCTTTTGTAGATGGTGGAGAGCGTAAAGTTGGAGACCCTGCTAAAAGACAAGCAATCACCAATCCTACCAAAACAATCTATTCGATTAAGAGATTTATGGGAACTTCTTTTGATAACGTTAAAAACGAAATTGATAGAGTACCATATGAGGTAGTGAAAGGAGATAACAACACACCAAGAGTTAAAATAGACGACAAACTGTACACACCTCAAGAAATTTCAGCAATGATTCTTCAAAAAATGAAGAAAACAGCTGAGGATTACTTAGGGCAAAAAGTTTCAGAAGCAGTAATTACTGTTCCTGCCTACTTTAATGATGCTCAAAGACAGGCAACAAAAGAAGCAGGTGAAATTGCTGGTTTAACTGTTAAAAGAATCATCAACGAGCCAACAGCTGCTGCTTTGGCATACGGTTTAGATAAAAAACATGACGATCAAAAAATCATAGTTTTCGACTTTGGTGGAGGTACACATGACGTATCTGTTCTAGAGTTAGGAGATGGTGTATTTGAGGTATTGTCTACAGATGGAGATACACATTTAGGTGGTGACGACGTAGATGACAAAATCATCAATTGGTTGGCAGAAGAGTTTAAATCTGATGAAGGATTAGATTTGAGAGAAGATCCAATGGCGCTTCAAAGATTGAAAGAAGCTGCTGAAAAAGCTAAGATTGAATTGTCTTCTACAACTTCAACTGAAATTAACTTGCCTTATATTATGCCTGTAGACGGTGTGCCAAAACACTTGGTAAAAACATTGACTAGAGCAAAATTTGAGCAATTAATTGCAGACTTGGTAGAAAGAACTATTGAGCCTTGTAAGACAGCATTGAAAAATGCAGGATTGTCAACTTCTGACATAGATGAAATCATCTTGGTTGGAGGATCAACTAGAATCCCTGCAATTCAAGAAGCAGTTAAAAAATTCTTTGGAAAAGATCCTTCAAAAGGTGTAAATCCGGATGAGGTAGTAGCTGTAGGTGCTGCAATTCAAGGTGGTGTATTAACAGGAGAAGTAAAAGATGTATTGTTGTTAGATGTTACTCCATTGTCATTGGGAATTGAAACAATGGGAGGGGTAATGACTAAGTTAATTGAAGCCAATACAACAATTCCGACTAAGAAATCAGAGGTTTTCTCAACTGCTGCGGATAACCAATCAGCTGTAGATATTCATGTATTGCAAGGTGAACGTCCAATGGCATCAGATAACAAGACTTTAGGAAGATTCCAATTGTCTGACATTCCGCCTGCAAGAAGAGGTGAACCACAAATTGAAGTAACTTTTGATATTGATGCTAACGGAATCATGAGTATTTCAGCTAAGGACAAAGCAACTGGTAAAGAGCAGTCTATTAAGATTGAAGCTTCATCAGGATTGTCTGAAGAGGAGATTGCAAAAATGAAAGCTGAAGCTGAGGCAAATGCTGAATCAGATAAAAAGAAAAAAGAAGAAGCAGATAAAATGAATGCTGCGGATGCTTTGATCTTCCAAACTGAAAAACAATTGAGTGAATACGGAGATAAAATTCCGGCTGACAAAAAAGCACCAATTGAAGAGGCATTAGCTGATTTGAAAAAAGCGCACGAAGCAAAAGATTTTGCATCAATTGATAGTGCTATGGAGAAATTAAATACAGTTTTCCAGGCAGCTTCTCAAGAGATGTATCAAAATGCCGGAGCAGAAGGTAATGCTGAACCAACTGGTGAAGCAGGGTCATCTGAAGGCACACAAGATACACAAGATGCTGAAGATGTTGACTTTGAAGAAGTAGACGAAGAGGAGAAGTAA
- a CDS encoding universal stress protein — protein sequence MSTETTSKKSFSHVILMTDFSGPARNAIKYAIDAFGPDVEYNLLNAYYARSSSATLLDLNDILAKESMEGLDQELAWIKETYPNMNLNVKMHSVFGSPVDAIKKMRQAGDYDIVIMGTKGASGMDAVLFGSVASAIIRATVIPVISIPPSFSFGGFKEVVLATDGKHEYSDQVIAPLQKMQKQFGSQINVFSVETEGSSVDLASLSINVENAHYSKVESNDVTEAITDFCDDKNADLLVILPIHTGFFDRLFHSSVSKALVEKAKFPILALEHD from the coding sequence ATGAGTACAGAAACAACAAGTAAAAAAAGTTTTAGCCACGTCATTTTAATGACTGATTTTTCTGGGCCTGCTAGAAATGCAATTAAGTATGCAATTGATGCATTTGGTCCGGATGTAGAGTATAATTTGTTGAACGCTTATTATGCTCGTTCATCTTCAGCTACTTTGCTTGATCTGAATGATATTTTGGCCAAGGAATCTATGGAAGGATTGGATCAAGAACTTGCCTGGATTAAGGAAACGTATCCAAACATGAATTTGAATGTTAAAATGCATTCTGTATTTGGGTCGCCGGTTGATGCCATCAAAAAAATGAGACAAGCTGGTGATTATGATATAGTAATTATGGGAACCAAAGGTGCTAGCGGAATGGATGCTGTACTTTTTGGAAGTGTTGCTTCTGCCATAATCAGAGCTACAGTTATTCCGGTAATTTCAATTCCACCTTCATTTTCGTTTGGAGGATTTAAAGAAGTGGTGTTAGCAACTGATGGTAAACATGAATATAGTGATCAGGTTATTGCTCCGCTTCAAAAAATGCAAAAGCAATTTGGTTCACAAATCAATGTGTTTTCAGTAGAGACAGAGGGATCTTCTGTTGATTTAGCTTCTTTAAGTATTAATGTTGAAAATGCGCATTACTCTAAAGTTGAATCAAATGATGTTACTGAAGCTATAACAGATTTCTGTGACGATAAGAATGCAGATTTATTGGTGATTTTACCAATTCATACAGGATTCTTTGACAGATTATTTCACAGTAGTGTGAGTAAAGCATTGGTTGAAAAAGCTAAGTTTCCAATTTTGGCTTTAGAGCACGACTAG
- a CDS encoding 6-pyruvoyl trahydropterin synthase family protein: MKLRVSKIFDFETAHALWGYDGKCANIHGHTYVLTVTISGDLIDDKDHPKYGMIIDFGDIKTIVKKEIVDVYDHCLLIRKNTPHEKYADVETAFKKVWCTEFQPTCENMLIDMVERLQKALPDNIELKYVKLQETRSSYAEWFAGDN, translated from the coding sequence ATGAAATTACGCGTATCAAAAATATTTGATTTTGAAACGGCGCATGCATTGTGGGGTTATGATGGAAAGTGTGCTAATATTCACGGGCATACTTATGTATTAACTGTCACTATTTCCGGAGATTTAATTGATGATAAGGATCACCCAAAATACGGTATGATTATCGATTTCGGTGACATCAAGACAATTGTAAAAAAGGAAATTGTAGATGTTTATGATCATTGCTTATTAATCAGAAAAAATACACCTCACGAAAAATATGCAGATGTAGAAACTGCTTTTAAAAAAGTATGGTGTACTGAATTTCAACCAACCTGTGAAAATATGCTCATTGACATGGTTGAAAGATTACAAAAAGCACTGCCTGACAATATCGAATTAAAATATGTCAAATTGCAAGAAACCAGAAGCAGTTATGCCGAATGGTTTGCAGGAGATAATTAA
- the dinB gene encoding DNA polymerase IV: MEQDRKIIHIDMDAFYASVEQLDNPDLKGKPIAVGGGEDRGVVAAASYEARKFGVKSAMSGVLAKQKCPDLIFVKPRFERYKEISQQIRAIFLSYTDLVEPLALDEAFLDVTAARTNLKSATEIAKEIRAQIFETTGLTASAGISINKFTAKIASDINKPNGQKTIKPKEVEKFLEQLPIHKFFGIGKATAEKMHSWGIYNGYQLKQHTLEFLKANFGKSGQHYFNIVRGIQNSPVKPNRERKSLGAERTFSQNKKLDEDIYQALEKIAEITVERLNKAGIQGKTITLKVKFSDFTQITRSKTIDHLTSDKQEILEIIWELWCAEEFKKSVRLLGITLSNFEEETIEEEPKAAPLQLTLDF; encoded by the coding sequence GTGGAACAAGACCGAAAGATCATTCATATTGACATGGACGCCTTTTATGCCTCTGTTGAACAATTGGATAATCCTGATTTAAAAGGAAAACCAATAGCAGTTGGAGGTGGAGAAGATAGAGGTGTTGTTGCTGCAGCCAGTTATGAAGCAAGAAAATTTGGTGTAAAATCTGCCATGTCAGGAGTATTGGCTAAGCAAAAGTGTCCTGATTTGATCTTTGTAAAACCCAGATTTGAGAGATATAAAGAAATCTCACAACAAATACGTGCAATCTTTTTATCCTATACAGATTTAGTTGAACCGTTGGCATTAGATGAAGCTTTTTTGGATGTAACAGCAGCCAGAACTAACCTAAAAAGTGCAACTGAAATTGCCAAAGAAATTAGAGCGCAAATCTTTGAAACAACAGGTTTAACAGCTTCTGCCGGAATTTCAATCAATAAATTCACTGCTAAAATAGCATCCGACATCAATAAACCGAATGGTCAAAAAACAATCAAACCCAAGGAAGTTGAGAAATTCCTGGAGCAATTACCCATTCACAAGTTTTTTGGAATTGGTAAAGCGACAGCCGAAAAGATGCACAGTTGGGGGATTTACAACGGATACCAACTTAAGCAACATACATTAGAATTTTTAAAAGCCAACTTTGGAAAATCAGGTCAACATTACTTCAACATTGTTAGAGGAATACAGAACAGTCCTGTTAAGCCTAATCGCGAAAGAAAATCATTAGGTGCCGAGCGAACTTTTAGTCAAAATAAAAAGCTGGATGAAGATATTTATCAAGCGCTTGAAAAGATAGCTGAGATTACAGTTGAAAGACTCAATAAAGCAGGCATCCAGGGCAAGACAATCACCTTAAAAGTGAAGTTTTCTGACTTTACTCAAATCACGAGAAGCAAAACAATTGATCATCTCACCAGCGACAAACAAGAAATTCTTGAGATAATATGGGAACTTTGGTGCGCAGAAGAATTTAAAAAATCAGTTCGCTTATTAGGAATTACCCTATCTAATTTTGAGGAAGAAACAATTGAAGAGGAACCAAAAGCAGCACCACTTCAATTGACATTAGATTTTTAA
- the dnaN gene encoding DNA polymerase III subunit beta: MNFIISSSALLKNLQRISGVLNTSNSLPILDNFLFELAGGELTISASDLENTMKTSVKPDESKEDGRIAIPAKLLLDTLKNFSDQPLSFQIDGGNFGIEISSDYGKYKLVGQNADDFPKSPDIDSSNNLSISGEIIASAIDKTLFATGNDELRPVMSGVFCQFSSDKLTFVATDAHKLVRYGRTDANAPNSADFILPKKPLNLLKQNLTGEEQVDLSFNETTVRFSFGSIELTSRLIDGKYPNYEAVIPNENPNVLTVDRMSFLNSIKRVSIFSNKTTHQVKLKVAGSELSISAEDLDFSNEAKERLTCNYNGDDMEIGFNSKFLLEMLNHISTQEVILEMSEPNKAGILLPSSNSNESEDILMLVMPVMIR; the protein is encoded by the coding sequence ATGAACTTCATTATTTCAAGTTCTGCATTATTGAAAAATTTACAGAGAATTAGCGGTGTTTTAAACACTAGCAACAGCTTACCGATTTTGGATAACTTTTTATTCGAACTTGCCGGTGGTGAGCTAACAATCTCTGCTTCGGATCTTGAAAACACCATGAAAACTTCGGTTAAACCGGATGAATCAAAAGAGGATGGTAGAATAGCTATTCCGGCTAAACTACTATTGGATACGTTGAAAAACTTCTCGGATCAACCTTTGTCTTTTCAAATTGATGGAGGAAATTTTGGAATTGAAATTTCTTCAGATTACGGTAAATACAAATTAGTAGGTCAAAATGCAGATGATTTTCCTAAATCTCCGGATATTGATTCTTCTAACAATCTTTCTATTTCAGGAGAGATTATCGCCAGTGCTATTGACAAAACTTTGTTTGCCACAGGTAATGATGAATTGAGACCGGTAATGAGCGGAGTTTTTTGCCAGTTTTCGTCAGATAAATTAACTTTTGTTGCTACAGACGCACACAAATTGGTTAGATACGGAAGGACGGATGCTAATGCTCCAAATAGTGCAGATTTTATTTTGCCTAAAAAGCCTTTGAATTTGCTTAAGCAAAATCTTACCGGAGAAGAGCAAGTAGATCTTTCATTCAATGAAACAACTGTAAGATTTAGCTTTGGAAGTATTGAATTAACAAGTAGATTAATAGATGGTAAATACCCTAATTATGAAGCTGTAATTCCAAATGAAAATCCAAATGTATTGACCGTTGATCGCATGTCTTTTTTGAATTCGATTAAACGTGTTTCTATATTCTCTAACAAAACAACTCACCAGGTAAAATTAAAAGTTGCAGGAAGTGAACTTTCTATTAGTGCAGAAGACTTAGATTTTTCTAATGAAGCAAAAGAAAGACTTACTTGTAACTACAATGGTGATGATATGGAAATTGGATTCAACTCTAAATTCTTATTAGAAATGTTGAACCATATCAGCACTCAAGAAGTTATTCTTGAGATGAGCGAACCAAACAAAGCAGGTATTTTATTGCCAAGTAGTAACAGCAACGAAAGTGAAGACATTTTGATGCTTGTTATGCCTGTAATGATCAGATAA
- a CDS encoding response regulator transcription factor: protein MLRILAVDDHPIFRKGLVALIKGEYVDSDIMEAENGEEAIDLIRSTAFDIIILDIDMPEKSGIDVLDFLKQNQIDTRALILTMHNDELFFNEAFNRGAKGFLLKEDSSIEIIECIKRVMADQPFVSKKLNSFLENRSKFNEEINRIKEALSSLTKSEMNTLKLVTQNKTSKEIAELLFVTEKSVENYRSRICKKLDLSGGSNTLYKWCIQNKELIL from the coding sequence ATGTTACGCATACTTGCAGTAGATGATCATCCAATATTTAGAAAAGGACTAGTTGCCTTAATTAAAGGAGAGTATGTAGATAGTGACATAATGGAGGCTGAAAATGGTGAAGAGGCAATTGATTTAATCAGGTCAACTGCTTTTGATATTATCATTTTGGATATAGACATGCCTGAGAAATCCGGGATTGATGTTTTAGATTTTTTAAAGCAGAATCAGATAGATACAAGAGCTTTAATCTTGACAATGCACAATGACGAGTTGTTTTTCAATGAAGCTTTTAATAGAGGTGCCAAGGGATTTCTGTTAAAAGAAGATTCCAGTATTGAGATCATAGAATGCATTAAGAGAGTAATGGCAGATCAGCCTTTTGTAAGTAAAAAATTAAACTCGTTTCTTGAAAATAGAAGCAAATTTAATGAGGAGATCAACAGGATAAAAGAAGCATTAAGTTCGCTTACAAAATCTGAAATGAATACACTTAAGTTGGTAACGCAGAACAAAACTTCTAAAGAGATTGCGGAGTTGTTGTTTGTAACAGAAAAATCGGTTGAAAACTACAGAAGTAGGATATGTAAGAAGTTGGATTTATCGGGAGGTAGCAACACCTTGTACAAATGGTGTATCCAAAACAAAGAGTTAATTTTATAA
- the hemN gene encoding oxygen-independent coproporphyrinogen III oxidase — protein sequence MSDQLIQKYNIPGPRYTSYPTVPFWDESGISLEDWKRTFIQSFEESNSSEGISLYIHLPFCENLCTFCGCHKRITKRHEVEEPYIATVLKEWDLYCDLLPEKPRIKEIHLGGGTPTFFSPENLEELITGILARAEKCDDYEFSFEGHPNNTTEAHLRKLYELGFKRSSFGVQDYDIKVQKTINRIQPFEKVKTVTDLCREIGYDSISHDLVFGLPHQTKESIVATIEKTKELKPDRIAFYSYAHVPWIKGVGQRGYDENDLPSAEEKRVLYETGKSMLADLGYVEIGMDHFALPSDSMYKSMVAKSLHRNFMGYTAGKTKLMIGLGMSSISDSWYSFAQNVKTVEEYQEIVNKGIIPIFKGHLLNEEDLIIREHILNIMCHFETSWKEDRMKFKELDACLERLAEMEADGLVQITDEGLTLPEKARPFVRNICMAFDLRLIRNKPTTRVFSMTI from the coding sequence ATGTCAGATCAATTAATTCAGAAATACAACATTCCGGGTCCAAGATATACTTCGTACCCTACGGTTCCATTTTGGGATGAATCAGGTATTTCTTTAGAAGATTGGAAAAGAACTTTTATCCAATCTTTTGAAGAGAGCAACTCATCTGAAGGAATCAGCCTTTATATACACTTACCTTTTTGCGAAAACCTTTGCACCTTTTGTGGTTGTCATAAACGTATCACCAAAAGACATGAAGTAGAGGAACCGTACATAGCTACTGTGTTAAAAGAATGGGATTTGTATTGTGATCTTTTACCCGAAAAACCTAGAATCAAAGAAATACATTTAGGCGGTGGAACTCCCACCTTTTTTAGTCCTGAAAATTTAGAAGAATTAATCACAGGAATTTTGGCGAGAGCTGAAAAATGTGATGATTATGAATTTTCATTTGAAGGACATCCAAACAATACTACTGAAGCCCATTTAAGAAAACTCTATGAACTTGGTTTCAAAAGAAGCAGCTTTGGAGTGCAGGATTATGACATAAAGGTTCAAAAGACCATTAATAGAATTCAACCTTTTGAAAAGGTTAAAACAGTTACTGATTTGTGTCGCGAAATTGGATATGATTCTATCAGTCATGATTTAGTATTTGGTTTACCACATCAAACCAAGGAAAGTATAGTTGCTACAATTGAAAAAACCAAAGAACTAAAACCGGACAGAATTGCTTTTTACTCTTATGCGCATGTACCTTGGATAAAGGGCGTTGGACAAAGAGGATATGATGAGAATGATTTGCCATCTGCTGAAGAAAAACGCGTATTGTATGAGACCGGTAAAAGCATGTTAGCAGATTTGGGATATGTTGAAATTGGAATGGACCACTTTGCGCTTCCATCTGACAGCATGTACAAATCTATGGTTGCTAAAAGTCTTCACCGAAACTTTATGGGATACACTGCAGGAAAAACCAAATTAATGATTGGTTTGGGCATGAGTTCTATTTCTGATAGCTGGTACAGCTTTGCACAGAATGTTAAAACGGTGGAAGAATATCAAGAGATCGTCAATAAAGGAATTATCCCAATATTCAAGGGTCATTTGCTGAACGAAGAAGACCTTATTATCAGAGAGCACATTCTCAACATCATGTGTCACTTTGAAACTTCTTGGAAAGAAGACAGAATGAAATTCAAAGAACTAGACGCTTGTTTAGAAAGATTAGCTGAAATGGAAGCTGATGGCTTGGTACAAATTACTGATGAAGGACTAACATTGCCTGAAAAAGCAAGACCATTTGTTAGAAACATCTGCATGGCATTTGACCTGCGTTTAATCAGAAACAAGCCAACCACAAGGGTATTTTCTATGACAATTTAA
- a CDS encoding FKBP-type peptidyl-prolyl cis-trans isomerase, giving the protein MAKFGYLFLLLTIISCGSSENDTTESDDLDPIDKKIQDYLAKQDWNAEKQESGLYINIDNAGSAEKPDLGSFLTLKYEGRLLDGTVFDGTNGQAITFDFPLSSTIQGWQEGIPMIGKGGKCNLVIPPDLGYGSRDNGPIPGNSILVFDVELVDFSQSPPPPPDYSGVIDEYIEKNKLGKFEKTASGLYMKIEKAGGEKPTLDHFLTLNYEGYLLDGTVFDGTKGEPTTFSFPLAQTIEGWREGIPNIGKGGKGMLIIPPHIGYGPRDNGNIPANSVLVFEIEIIDFSVTPPAN; this is encoded by the coding sequence ATGGCAAAATTTGGCTACCTATTCTTACTTCTTACAATTATCTCTTGTGGAAGTAGCGAAAATGACACAACTGAATCTGACGATTTAGACCCAATTGATAAAAAAATTCAGGACTATTTGGCAAAACAAGACTGGAATGCTGAAAAGCAAGAAAGCGGATTATATATCAACATTGATAACGCAGGTTCTGCCGAAAAACCGGATTTAGGATCTTTTTTAACCTTGAAATACGAAGGAAGATTGTTAGACGGAACTGTTTTTGATGGAACTAATGGTCAAGCGATTACTTTTGATTTTCCATTATCTAGTACTATCCAAGGATGGCAAGAAGGAATTCCTATGATTGGAAAAGGAGGAAAATGTAATTTGGTAATTCCTCCGGATTTAGGTTACGGATCAAGAGACAACGGACCAATTCCAGGAAACTCTATTTTGGTTTTTGATGTTGAATTGGTTGACTTTAGCCAATCTCCTCCTCCTCCACCCGATTATTCAGGAGTTATTGATGAATACATTGAAAAAAATAAGTTGGGGAAATTTGAAAAAACAGCTTCAGGTTTATACATGAAAATTGAAAAAGCAGGAGGCGAAAAACCAACTCTTGATCACTTCTTAACATTGAATTACGAAGGGTATTTGTTAGACGGTACTGTGTTTGACGGTACTAAAGGAGAACCAACAACATTTAGTTTTCCTCTTGCTCAAACCATTGAAGGATGGAGAGAAGGAATTCCAAATATTGGAAAAGGTGGAAAAGGAATGTTAATTATTCCTCCTCATATTGGATACGGACCTAGAGATAATGGTAATATCCCAGCTAACTCGGTATTAGTTTTTGAAATTGAGATTATTGATTTTTCAGTAACTCCACCAGCAAACTAG